The nucleotide sequence ATGGATATCCACCCACACCTAGGGCGATATCCAAATCTAAGGACCCGGTAGGGATCACAGGGGCAACTATGCTTGCGGATGCGGCTCCTAAACGCATAATAGAGCCCTTACCGAATTGTTTTTCGATTTGGGTCATTGCCTGATCAATTGCCTGGCGTTTGGAATCGTCCAAACCCTGTGCTTCTTCTTTTTGCTTTTTCATGGATTCTTTAGCTCCTTCTCTTGCCAAGACCCGGTTCCCCCTCAGATAAAACTGCGTGTACTTTTTTTATGGGAATCCAATCTTTTCTAATAGGAAGGATACTCTTAGTCCCGGACAAATTCCAGGTCAGATCTAAAAAACCTTCCGATTCCCTGGGAAAAGTTTCCGTTAAAATCTCTCTTATGTCACCCAAAAAATTCGGTCAGGCGTGAAAAAAATACAAATATATGTATAGCAAATGGAGTTGTAGTGAAATTAGCCCGAAAAATCTAGGCTTAATCGGACAAAAATCCCTTCTCGCTCTTCTCCTTATCGGTCAAAAACGTGATTTCCGCCTTATGGCTTCTTCTCGTTTGCTCTAAAAGGAATTTCCAGAACCTTCTGGCATATAATATAAATATAATAAAAGAAGCCAATACTAGGAGTATTTTAGAGAGAAGTAATATATAGAATGCTGAAAGATTATGATTGGGGAAATAGAAGAGTTCCGTTTTGTTTTCGGAAAAGTTTTTTACATTTCCACCGCGTTTTTTGTCTTCTTCGAAATATGTATGCATCTCTCCGATATCCAAATCCTTGATGGGAAAATCAGGGATCGTTTTGTATAATAAAAGTGCCCCCGATTCGGAATAGAGTAGAAAGCTTCCTTGTAGTTTTAACTCTCCCCATTTAGGTAAAGGGCGATAGGGTAAACTTCGGAAAATATATCTAATTGAGACCTGGCCTGTCTCGAATTCAAAATAAGAATCCGGGAAATTTCCCTTATCGTAAAATAGGGTCTCCCATTCTTTTCCGGGGAATCGGATTTGAACTCCTTCGAATCTGTCTAGGCTTTCTAGATCTTTTTTTAGTTTTTCCAATCCAAGTTTTTGTTTTTTGTCCGGTTTTAGATCGGTTTTGAGAAACAAATCCAAACTTTGCTCGGAGTCTTTTTTCAATTCGGCTATATATTCGGCACTTAGATTGCGAATGATCCTTTCTTCGGCTAAAATTGGATGTCCGGCCCATATTAAGAATGAATTCCAAAACTCATCCGTGGATTTTTCGGAAGCACTAAGGCTTAAGGGATAGGGAAGAAAGAAAAGCAAAAAGAAGAATCGGAAAACCTTTGACATGGATGGCTTTTATCCTGTAATACTCAAACCATAATCGAAAACCCTGAGCTGAAAAGCTTTAAAAATATGAGCCTCCAAGAACTACACAAAATCCAAACCACTAAATCTTCCTGGCAGGATTTTGTGGAATACAGCATTCATACTCCGTTTTATACCGAAACAAAGGCGAAAACCCAATCCTTAGTAGAGGCGATTCAACTCACATTATTCCATGATTATCTTTCCACTTTTTCTCCGGAGGAAAGATCCGAATTTCTTTCTTCTCCGAATGCGCTCCAAGCATCTGCTGAAAAATTCGTGAATATTTTAGAAGGTGTGCGTTATTCCCAAGATGGATACAATCAAAAGGAAAGGTCCATGTTTTTGGGAATGTTAAAGTCCTTATTGAAAGAATATAAGGTGGATGAGAATGGGGAAAGAAAGGATTTGGAAAGATATCATTTCTATCGTTGTATCATTCGTTTTTGTTCGGATAAGGATTATATCCTTAGAGTGTACGAAAAATACAAATCTTATCTTTCTCAAGGCAGTGGGGTATAATGGCCCATAGGACATTGGTCGTTTCTCCGGATTGTCCTATTTGTTCCGTATTGCGTGGGACAAAGATCCCAGGTTTCATTCACCAAAATTCTTCCTTTATCATCCGACATGCTCCTGAAGATAAAAAAATCCCGGGCTATCTATACATCGAACCGATTTCCCATAGAGAAAAATATTCGGACTGGGACTCTAAAGAGTTCCAGGACTTAGGAGAAACATTTTCTTTTGCGACCGATTGGATCCAAAAGAAATATTCTCCTCCCAAAATTTATACCGTCTTGATCGCGGAAAAAGTGGCACATATGCATTTTCATCTTGTTCCGAGATATGAAGATATCAAAGGACCGGAGTATATCCGATTAGCGTTGGAAGGTTTGGCTTCGGCTCCGGTCGGGATACCATTCCCTACATTCGAATGAGCCTTTTTCCTTCCGTCATTATCAAAAAATTTCTGTCTAAAGTAAAAGGTTATGAATCAATCCAATATAGAAACTCTGATCGACGCCGGTAAAAAAAGAAAAGCGGACTTTGTCGAAATTTATGAAGAAGAATCCAGAAATTCTTCCATAGCACTCAGAGACCAAAAAATAGAACAATCACTTGCCGCAACCGATTATGGGATCGGGATCCGATTGGTGTACGGAACAGACGTATTGTATGCATATACAAGCAATGATGACCAACAACATTTACTTTCTTTAATACACTTGCTCGCGGATTCTCGCGGAGAAGTAACCGATGGCTCGGGAGTATTTACACTTCCGGGAGATATTTCCAAATATTCTTTTTCTAAGAATATTCATGATCCAAGAAAGGTTCCTCCTTTCAGAAGGTTGGAACTTCTACAAACTGCGGATTCAGTCGCAAGAAAAGTTTCCTCTAAGATCATACAAGTAGGGGTGAGCGCTTCCGATATAGTTACGAATGTTCTGATTGCTAACTCGGAAGGGCTTTGGGTAGAAGACCTAAGAGTCAGAAGTAGATTTTTTCTCTCTGTCACGGCCGAAAATAAGGGAGAAAGATTCGTAGCAAGCGAATCTCCGGGGGCTCTTAAGGGATTCGAATTTTTCGAAGGATTACCTGTAGAAGATCTAGCTAGGAAAGCGGGAGAAAGAGCTCTCTTTATGTTGGATGCCGGTTATATAGAAGGTAAAAAAATGCCTGTTGTAATGGGCAACGGTTTTGGTGGAGTAATCTTCCACGAAGCATGCGGTCATCCTTTGGAGACGGAAGCAATACGGAAAAAATCTTCTCCCTTCGTTGGAAAACTGGGAGAACAAATCGCAGGATCCTGTCTGACTGCGTATGACGATGGTACGTTAGAAGAACAGTATGGTTCCTTGAAAGTAGACGACGAGGGAATGCCTACACAAAAAACACTTCTGATCGAAAACGGAATTTTAAAGGCTTATCTAGCAGATAAGATCGGATCCATGGAAACAGGTTCGCCAAGAACCGCAAGCGGTAGAAGAGAATCATACCAGTATGCACCTGTTTCCAGAATGAGAAACACGTATATCGAAGCAGGAAATGATTCCTTGGAGGAAATGTTTGCCTCCGTGGATTTCGGACTTTATGCAAAAAGAATGGGCGGAGGTTCCGTAAACCCGGCCACAGGAGAATTCAATTTTGCGGTGGAAGAAGGTTATGTGATCCGAAATGGAAAGATCTCCGAGCCTGTAAGAGGAGCCACCCTGATCGGAAAAGGTCATGAAATTCTTCCTAAAATTTCCATGGTAGGAAAAGACTTGGAATTGGCCGCGGGGACCTGTGGTGCTTCTTCCGGATCAATTCCTGTTACCGTTGGACAACCTTCACTCAAAGTGGATGAGATCCTAGTGGGGGGAAGAT is from Leptospira sp. WS58.C1 and encodes:
- a CDS encoding HIT family protein, with the translated sequence MAHRTLVVSPDCPICSVLRGTKIPGFIHQNSSFIIRHAPEDKKIPGYLYIEPISHREKYSDWDSKEFQDLGETFSFATDWIQKKYSPPKIYTVLIAEKVAHMHFHLVPRYEDIKGPEYIRLALEGLASAPVGIPFPTFE
- a CDS encoding TldD/PmbA family protein, which produces MNQSNIETLIDAGKKRKADFVEIYEEESRNSSIALRDQKIEQSLAATDYGIGIRLVYGTDVLYAYTSNDDQQHLLSLIHLLADSRGEVTDGSGVFTLPGDISKYSFSKNIHDPRKVPPFRRLELLQTADSVARKVSSKIIQVGVSASDIVTNVLIANSEGLWVEDLRVRSRFFLSVTAENKGERFVASESPGALKGFEFFEGLPVEDLARKAGERALFMLDAGYIEGKKMPVVMGNGFGGVIFHEACGHPLETEAIRKKSSPFVGKLGEQIAGSCLTAYDDGTLEEQYGSLKVDDEGMPTQKTLLIENGILKAYLADKIGSMETGSPRTASGRRESYQYAPVSRMRNTYIEAGNDSLEEMFASVDFGLYAKRMGGGSVNPATGEFNFAVEEGYVIRNGKISEPVRGATLIGKGHEILPKISMVGKDLELAAGTCGASSGSIPVTVGQPSLKVDEILVGGR